The following nucleotide sequence is from Coffea eugenioides isolate CCC68of chromosome 10, Ceug_1.0, whole genome shotgun sequence.
ATGTGAGCGgtttatttcttccaaacccaatgCATACATgccaaacccaaaaaaaaaaaaaaaaagaaaaaaaggaaaatttcctGCCATTCTCATCCCAGCAATGTAACCAAACCACTGCTATTAAAGGGGACAGATTTAACTGGAACAAGAAGAACTGGAAGGCGTCTAAGCTGGCACCGGGAATCCTCCCCCCAGCTTCACAAAACCACCATCTCCGTAATCCGCATCCAATTTCCCTTCGTTAACCCCCTGAAATCCCTCACTTCCCTCTTCCCCCGACCCCACCTTGTATACCTGAATTACCTAAAACGTCCTTCCCACCGTACGACAAAATTGATTTGACTTTTGTAAttctaaataaataaagaagaaaaagaaaaaagggccTCATCAAGTGGCAGTTAAATTAGTACTGGAGTAATTTACTACGGCCGCGCCAGGCCAGGCCAGGCCAGGCCAGCGCCGCGGCGTGAAAGAGAGGAGGAAAAGACAAAGGAGGGGGTATGTATCATGTATGAGAAGCAATAATGAGGGAGGCAGCGGGCAGTGGATGGAGTGGGGTAAAAACTAAAAAAGGCCATGATTGAAGGTTCCcgacaaaataaaaaagagccGAAAGAAGAAGGTCGATCACGGCACAAGTTACTGTAGCGGTAAGTTACTGAGACACATCCATCCACAACAACTGAAGAAAGTCttgaaaagaatgaaatgaagaGTTTGATCGGAAAAAATTCTAGTCAAACAATCTACATACGCAagtacatacatacatacatcaTCACCATCAACGTCGCCATCAACATAATGGATGCAGACTTTAAGATGACAGCGCTTTCCCCATAATCCAATCCGTAATTTCATTTCCATTTCTACTCCCAACTCTTTTCTTGGTCCAATTTCTTGTACGATTTAGTATGATCAGCGATACGAGTTGACAAACGATTtgatcaatatatatatatagagtgTATTTTACACTAAAAAATATTACTCCTATCCTAGTATAAAAAATTTCTCAACTGGACGGAGCAAATTGGATAAAATCTCAAGCCCGGATGCTCTCCTTCCTTccgtataatatatatatatatttttatacagGCGAAACGCTCAAATCTcagttttcattttctttattataaataataaatagtACTAACTGTTTTCAGCTCCCAACCGCCCATTCCTCaccccacacacacacacacacacacactgagacagagacagagagagagagagagacacacacacactctctctctctctctccgcaTTCCAGCCTCTTTATGAATCGAATTGAATGACCGCGTCTCTACTCCTAGAGTCCTATGTTTCTCCACAGATATATGTATAGTAGTATAACAGAGTAGACATCCTTCTTCTACTCTATATTAGTAGTATTATTCTATCCCGAGATCTTCTGCTACCGCTTGGCTTTTTTGCCACAATCCCCTGGATACTCCCCCACAAACcgaatttcttattttatattctctTCTCTAGTCATCATAAAATAAGTAGGACTCCTTGCTCATATTTCCAGCTCAGGTCAACAAATGCCCTGCCAGGCCTGAAATTCTTCTGGGCATTCACCGCTTCCCACTTTTGCTTTGGACACAGGAGGTCCGCTGCCTGGGATTCCCCTCCGGACAAGTCTTCGATATTCATTCTTCAACCCAAGgatacaaaacagaaaaaagagaaagaatgaGGCTCCTGCCCCTGGGTTTTAGCAGGGCTCCtgttcctcctcctcctctaatgcttatggttacgatttcttcttcctcttctttcttgcatttctctctgctttcttcttcatcaatGTTCTATCAACTCCCCAATCAACTCGCCACATTGCAAAGGCTATAATTCCTTTGCttttgcttgcattcgttgtaTCCATCCTTCGGGGTGGCCTGCCTTGTCCTCCTACTACTTATTCTTCTTCTCTCCTTTCCAGCTTTTTACCCACTTATCGCAAGTTGcaatctttttattttctcttctCTGAATACAAAGTaaggttttattattattattttttgggcGAAGAATACAAACTAAGGTTCGGTGCTTGATGTTGTAATAATAGGAGTCTATTAAGCAATTGTTTCCCCTGgctcctttgtttttttttttttttgtgagggCGAGGGGGTGATGGGGTTGGCAAATTTTTGTCGTAATAGAAATTTGACTACTAGCGTAGAATTTTAGTAGAAAACGTAGCCTTGGTGGTCTCTGTATCTTTGGAGTTGGTATCCATTTTGTTGGTTGTTGGTAGTTGTGCCGTAATATTTGTAAAAGAGTTACTTTTTTTCCAGGTACTGTGGTTTATGGTACTGCTACTATTTATTGCGGATGCACAGAGGTCTGACCAAACCTTTCCTTTGACTCCCAATGGCACATTGGGGTAAGTTATTTATGGCTTTGCCTTAATTACTAGTAGTAAACCTGATGGTGCTCTGTACTAGATTAAAAATATGGTCATTTTCATTTCTGTCTAAAACGCGAAATCGAGTGTAATTGTGTAATAAGTCTTTAGTGTATACGTCAAGAAGAGGCTCTTTATTGAAGGTTGTTCTTTATTCTTGAACTTCGTCCATGCAAGCTCTAGGCCCTATAAAGCACAATTTATAGATATTATCTCCACCATTGAGAAGGCTATGCATTCATGGGTGTCAATGGCACTATTTGCTGGAATCTACTTGAAATTCTTTTTCACTGGAGCTGAAATAAAGTGTAACAGAATTCGCTTGTCTTGTCTTGTCTTACTTCGTGGCTAAGAAGGCTATACGAATGCAGCACTTCTACTGCAACCTTTATCTGGACCTAAAATAATTTACCAGTATTTTTGTGGTGACTAGGCAAACACATTCTGAAGGATACTGTGCTATGTATGACATCTGTGGAGCACGTAGTGATGGCAAAGTACTTAACTGTCCTTTTGGTTCCCCGTCTGTCAAGGTACATACCTTAGCAATATGATGGATAATTCAGTTACCCGCTATTATGAAACTGCACTTTGTTATAGTTTTGACTCTCATGCCTTAAACTTTCGTTCGCTGTTCTATTTGTCATAAATCCTCTTATCACCGTTTTCCATCTGCATTGTCGtctgatttttctattttatcaGCTCTGCGACTGCATTGTTCTTGTTTCTGCTTAAGTACTCAGTTCTTGTGCAATGTTTCTGAAGTTGTATGTGTCTTTTGAAGTTGACAAATGTGTTCCTCTTTATTCTTTACAGCCAGATGATCTACTTTCATCAAAGATTCAGAGTTTGTGTCCAACCATTACTGGAAACGTCTGTTGTACGGAGGCTCAATTTGGGACTTTAAGAACGCAAGTCCAGCAAGTAAGATGATTCTTACCTGTTTTTGCTAGGTTTTACATTTTTGGCAGATCATGTTGCAGGAGAGTTAGGTAATTTCATTTAGACTGATACATTACTCTGATTGCCTAAGTTGTTAGGGAATGAGCAGGAGTGGTTATCTTCTGCTCCTAGTTTGATCCTTATTTCTAGGGCAAGCAAATTCACTAAGATTGTTAAATGCAGATCAGATTCTGGGGCAATGTGATTTTGTGCTTGACAGCTTAGCTTAGACGCCCTTCGCTCTGTGGAGATTCAGCAGCATGCTTTTTAAATTTGAACGTCTTAAAATTTCTTTGGCCATAGCTGCTGTCAGTATTGGAAATGCCATGTTAGTTGGAAGCGTTATTGTTGCATTTTTGCTGAAAATGAAGTGATATTCACCATTAGTATATCTGAGATGGTCGTAGTATTTGAACTCCAATCAAACTTGGACCGAGTAAATTCCTTCTCTCCAAATTTGATGAAGCATGGGCTAATTCTAGAGTGCTTGCATTTGATCAAAGCAGCTTCTTCCTAAAGCCCATCAGAAAATAGCTAAATTTCTTTTTAATAAGAAAAGGACTAAAAGAGAGAATTAGTTTTGGATTTGTGATCTGCAACAGCTCTAAGTTAGTGCTTCCAAACAATACCGTCTGCTGTGGTATTTGTCCCCTTCCTCAGCTTTTGGTCTTTTCAGAACTTTTCTTCTGTCTCCACATACCTCAGTGCTACTGTTCGGTACATAGTGTAGACTTTTTCCTCCCCTTGTATTTTCACCATGCATTGCCTTTGGGTCATGGGATAATTTGGTATTTTATGGCTTTTGCCAACTATTGTAACAGTTTTTGACTCAAGTTATATCTAATACCAACTCAAAGTCATTGCTTTCTTCATTAGTCTATCTTtctgaagaaagaaaatggatgAATTGTTTCTAATCAACAACTTTGTTGCAGGCAATCCCTTTTCTTGTAGGCTGCCCAGCATgcttgagaaattttttgaatttattcTGTGAACTTTCGTGCTCTCCAAGTCAAAGTCAGTTTATCAATGTGACTTCTGTGGACAAGGTTAGTCTGGATATTTCTCCAAAAGTTGCCTTATTAACTTGTTTCTGACGTAGTTTATTTATTCTTTGCATAATCTTGAGGCTATTAGTTTGGCAAGATATATTTGTGGATCCTCAACATCCACCAGTATGCCACCGTTTGAGCAGCTAAGACTTGATGAGCttcttaataaaaataaatgaatctACAAGTCAATATATCCAATGTTTATCCTCGCTTTAATTTCCCATTGGGTGAATTGGCTGCCAGATGCGACTTATTGGTAGGTTTTAGTATTATGGCACAAACTCATTTGTAAAACTAATAACTCCATCTTTTGGTTGGCAAATACTGATTGTTTTTATCAGTTCAAGCTGCTAACTTTGCCTTAGCACCTCTCGTGAGAATTATGCAAATCTCATCTTTTTCATTGTGTTTCAGATAGGAAAAAATTCGACAGTCGGTGGGATTGACTTCTTTATTACTGACAGTTTTGGGGAGGGAATGTTTGAATCCTGCAAGGATGTAAAGTTTGGTACCATGAATAGTCGAGCCATAGAGTTCATTGGTGCTGGTGCTAAAAATTTTAGAGGTGAACctccttttctttgctttaGAGGACATTTAGATCAGATGCATGCATGGATGCATCTGTgtgtttatgtttcttttcaTAGTTGAGCACTTTCTCTGGAATCTACAGTTTTCTATCAGATCTTTTCTGGCGGTTCAAATTTTGAAGACAATTCTCGGTTGCTGGTAGCTTTAGAGTTGGATAGCGTTCTTATTTTATTCGTTACTTTTTGAATATTTACTGATTACTGATTCTTAGCAGATTGGTATGCATTTATTGGCCGGCGAGCACCACTTGGGGTTCCAGGATCACCATATGCAATCAACTTTCGCTCTGCTGCTCCTGATTCATCTGGAATGAAACCCATGAATGTCTCCACATATTCATGCAGTGACACTTCACTAGGCTGTTCTTGCGGTGATTGTCCTGCATCTCCTGTCTGCTCTGCCTCTGCTTCTCCTGCTTCTCATGCAAAACGTTCCTGTTCAGTGAGAATTGGGTCCATCAAGGTGATATATTTATGTGACTGTTTGTGCAAATTCTCATAGAATAGTCAGATTGAGAACTGTTATGTTTCTTGCTGTGGAAAGTTGATGCTGAGAGATCATGTGCAATGCAGGCAAAGTGCATTGAAGTTGCTGTAGCAATACTGTACATAGTACTCATTTCAGTGTTTCTTGGATGGGGGTTTTGGcacaggaaaaaagaaagagctcCTGTGTCCAGAACTAAACCATTGGTTAGTGTTACCAATATTGGTGTTGTTCGTCATGTCAACAATCAGAAAGATGAGAATATTCCCATGCAGGTGTTTACCTACTTTGAGCTATATATACTTTGTTCACTTATTTTGTTCAAGGATACTATACCTTCTTAACATTCTGATATTTAGATTTTAAGCACGAAATTGATGATGAAAAAAATTGTATATGCCATGTTAATTGATGATAATTGTTGCTAGATAGATCTGAACAGTTTTCAAATCCCAATAATTTCTCTGCAGTTTCACTTTATAACAAGAACTTTCAGAAAATCTTTGTTTGCTATTTGTTTCCAATTGCATTTATCCACATGAATattttagaaagaaaaaattcatGGTGGAGAACATGTTTGCTGCAACTTCACTCCCTACAGTGGATAATTTATGGCCATTTTAGATACTTTGATGTTTATTTCTTCATGATTTCATGTTCCTATTTCCTAATACTTTTCTAGATTTATGCTAGGTGATTTTATCTCCTCCATTGGCTTTGCACCCTTTGGCTTTCTAAAATATTACTCTAACAAGTATGATTGACCACATACACCTTTGGTTCTCCAGATGCTTGAGGATGTCCCTCAAATTACGAACGGTGTGCAACTGTCAATTGTGCAAGGATACTTAGCAAAATTTTACAGGTGATTTCTAGTCATAGTATTAGTTTTGATCAAGACTTTGCTAGTATGGTGTTCCAGAGATTGACGCATTAATGTGGTTGGTTGCAATTTTGTATTTCAGGAAATATGGAACATGGGTTGCTAGAAATCCAATTCTTGTCTTGTGTTCTTCGTTAGCTATTGTTTTTGTACTTTGCTTAGGCTTGATTCGTTTTCAAGTAGAGACAAGGCCAGAGAAGGTACAGTGCTAAAGCTTTTTATGCTTACTGGGTTCCTTTCTCACTTTTTGGTCAAAATTCTTCTGAATTCTCAGTTTCTAAGATCCTTGTGGTTGTAGCAAATTTTATTGGAGACACTTTTTGGGATGAAAAAAGATTTCTGTGGTTTTGGTGCCCGTTGGGCTCCTGTAAACATTTTGTTCTGACTTTTGTCTTGGGACGAAATGAAGATTTTCCAATGTTTCTGGTGTTGGGTTCACTAGTTGTGTGGAGCATTACATATAACTGTGTGCGAGATTGTCAGAAATGGCTTAATATTTGATTTAACGGATTAGGAGTTATTGAATATTGGAGTATTTGGTTTACCAATGCTTACACAACAAGTGAACTTTCTTCCACTGCTTCAAAGCAAATCATTGTTCAATGTCAataaagtgttttttttttcttttaaaataaaaggtGCATCTTGTGGAAATTTAATGACCTGCTCTTTCAGCTGTGGGTAGGACCCGGGAGTAGAGCTGCTCAGGAGAAAGAGTTCTTTGACAACCACCTAGCCCCCTTTTATAGAATTGAGCAGGTTCTATATcgtttgctcttttttttttttaattatcaatCTGTAGTTTTGTCAACTTAGTACTTTTTGTAGTTATTTCTCCTTTTTTAATGAATTCTGGATGTGAAAGTTACTTAAAACTTTCTGTAACAAGTCCACATTTCCTCAAAATTATAGCCCGACTCAAAACAATAAATGCCTTGTTCATTTTGCAGCTCATAATTGCAACCATTCCTGACACAGCACATGGAAAGCGACCAAGTATAGTTACAGAAGACAATATAAAGTTGCTTTTTGATATCCAAAAGAAGGTAGATGATTGTAGTTGTTGCCGTTTGTACATTATATCTTCAGTTAATTTAAGTAATACCTCTAGAGCATTTTTTGAAGCTTGGGCTTTTAATACTTTGACCATGATGCAACTTGGTCAGGTTTATATGCCCCAAGAAACTAAATTTGCTTCATTTGATAGGTAGATGCAATTCAAGCTAATTATTCTGGTTCCATGGTTTCTTTGACGGACATTTGCATGAAGCCACTTGGCCAAGATTGTGCAACACAAAGCGTTCTCCAGGTACCATAATCTCACAAACAGTAACAGTCTTTGCCGGTGGACCTTTGTATGGGTGTTAACAAGGGGCATAAACGACTATGTTTTTCAATTGTCTATAAGATGTGATCAGGGGGAATTATGGTTTTTATCTACAGAATGATAGCATAATTGTCTTAACAGAAAAGCAATCATCATCTTAAGATATAAATGATATGTGGTGGAAAATGAAGCAATACCTTATGGAAGATCAGCATATTACTAGAAACATATCACAATTGATCTAAGATCTGTCTTAAAGCATTATTTGTGTGAATTCTATCATGTAAACTGCATAGATAAGTTTGACTGCTTTAGGTAACACGCTTAGCTTGGGTTTAAATATTTTAGATGATGAAGTGAAGAACAAATAGTGGTTTTCTCATTTTAATTTTGGGTAAAAATGGTTGCTCCTACTGGTGGATATCCGTTTTTGTTCTGAATAGGGAAAAGCTTCAAGAAAGAGTTTGTGAAATGCTGGACTTCCATAATCaaatacttttttcttttttggtggaGTGATGGCACTCAATTAAATACTGGATGTGTAAGGGTGATATGATTCACATCGTTGCatataattttgaattttgtagtTAGGACATATAAGCAAACTGAATGAATTTATTTTGTAGATTTTCACGAACAGTCACCTTTGTTTGGGCAAAATGTCATCTATTGCAATTGTTAAAAATTTAGTTTTGTACTTTGCACTAGGTGACTTTTAGTTTCTTGTCTAATCTGAAGACCACATATGAATATCATGATTTTAACTCAGCAGTTTCATTTGTTTTTCTGCTGATGTTTGGCATGATATCAAATCTATGTTGTTATATTCAGTTTCCGTATGTCGTTAAAGCTACTATGTTCCCAGGTCTTCCAACTTACACGGCTCTTGTTTTGTAGTATTTCAAGATGAAGCCTGAAAATTATGATAACTTTGGGGGCATTGGACATGTTGAGTACTGTTTTCAGGTACATTCTTGCTTATCCACCTTAATAATGTAATAACCACAAAAAACCTTTCATAAGttgtcttcctttttcttctggGGGACGGGGATGGTCATTTAAAAAACTTACTTGGTATTTAATTGTATCAAATGTTCCATTACACAGAATTTTGACAGGTTTTGTGTACATGAAACATTGTTTCTTGATGGTAGACCATTTGAAGATAGCTTAAATGGGTTAACTATTAAGTCCTTGGAGCTGACATTTTTATCTGGGGTTTCAAGGatgaaaaatgagtttgatCCTACCAAGAAATTTTTATCCTGTACTTATTTCAGAGTACCCGGATTCCACTATTTTGAACAGAAAGCTGAAATATACAACATTCCTGCAGGAGCAAAATTCCTTCCCCCCCcccaaacccaaaaaaaaaaattgatgtacTTTTCGTTATTTGGCAAATAACTACAACTAACACCCACTTTGGGTTATTTCGTTTAGCAATATACCTCAGCTGACGCATGTATGAGTGCATTTAAAGCTCCACTTGATCCAAGTACTGCGCTTGGCGGTTTCTCTGGAAACAATTATTCTGAGGTAGTTTTTCTCCTCTGATCAAATTTGCAAAAATGGTCAAGCACATAGCAACAGCATAGCTTGTTTCTGACACAGGCTTCTGCTTTCGTTGTGACGTATCCTGTAAACAACGTGGTTGACAAAGAGGGCAATGAGACAAAGAAGGCTGTGGCCTGGGAAAAAGCCTTTGTTCAATTAGCGAAGGTTTCATCTCTTATCTTTGTTGCTTTGTAAATTTGCTGAAAGCACTAATTTTGTTGAAACATTGGGGATACTTTAACTTCTGTGCTTTTCACTTTATTTTCTTACTTAAGTAACTatttttggatttggtggttgacAAATTTATCAACTGAACAATGTTGAAATCTTTGAATTTGGAGTTTAGCATATTAAAAGCTTAACCATCTGCTTCAATAGGTGAAAAAGTGATGTCAATCTAAGGATATTTATCACGAATATGTTGATTTGTGGCTAAGGAAAAAGGAAGAGCAAGAGGTGCATCACGTGAACAGTAGTTGATAGATATCATGATTAAGGAATTAGTGAAATGTTTAGCTCCAGAAATTGGAAATATTCTTGCAACCCAAATGGTCTGGATAATCTTGATTCAGACTTTAAGAAGATATAAGATGGAGAGTTGGATACCCAATAACTGAGAAATTGCTGAATAGGCTGAGAATTTGCAAGGATTTGACTTGTTAGGCATCATTTGAAAATAGATCACCCATAGATAGTAGTCATAGTTGTTTGGTAATCCAGAACTATTTCAAGTACTTATTTTTAACTCATTTAGTTtgcttgctctctctctctctctctctctcacacacacacacactgcATATATGTATAGTGGTATGAGACTGTGAGGTGAACCTGAACTTCGAACTGCTTACAATTGTGCAGGAAGAACTCTTGCCTATGGTGCAATCCAAGAATTTGACCCTTGCCTTTTCATCAGAGAGCTCTATTGAGGAAGAACTGAAAAGAGAAAGCACTGCAGATGTCATAACTATCTTGGTAACCTGGTCAATTGACCCTAGTCCCTTCTTGCTTCACTAGTAAATTGTTTGAGATAACGTTTGCATGTACTTTCATAAAATGAGatggatttttcattttttcatctctTCCCTCTCTGCTTATGGTTTgaattatcatttttttttttcagataaGCTATCTTGTGATGTTTGCCTACATATCATTAACACTAGGGGATACACCTCGATTCACTTCGTACTATATTTCATCCAAGGTATAGAAGTACAGATAGAGTTCAattgtttttctttgtttggCTAAGTTTGCTACTTTACCTTCCATTTTTTAAACTGCGTTCAGACTAGTCTTTCTTTCCTAGTGTTTTTTCTGATGCCTGATTGTGACATTTCATAGTTTCCTTGAAAACTGTTGGTATCACATTTGTGCTCTATAAGCTTGCAGGGATTATAGTAAATTGGAAATATTTAAAGCTTTCTGTCACGACAAGTGTGTTTTCAGTCAGGCTTATGGAATAATTGAAGTCTTTTAGAAATTTAGTCAGTATGTTTACCTCCCTTCGGAGAAGTGTGAACTTTCTTCTAATCTCCTTTCTGCAAGTAAAAGCAAGATCTTGTTGAGCATTCTTTTGCATAATTTAGACTAGGTGGACTGTATTTCATAGATGCATACCTTGGTCATTCAGACAGTACTGAATATACTCCATCAACGTACTTTTTCCCCCCAATTGGATTTTGGTGCAAAGGCATTTCTCACTACAtcttccttgtttcttggtcaCTTCACGTTTTCTTATTTACAACTCTTTTCCTCACCAAAGAGCTTGCTTGGATATGGAGATGGTGGAAAGTCATTGTGATTTTTACAATTGATTCATCTCTATTGGTTGGGTGGTTGGTTGTTCTTTTAGGTGTTGCTTGGTCTTTCAGGAGTTATCCTCGTTTTCCTATCGGTTCTTGGATCTGTTGGCTTTTTCAGTGCTGTTGGAGTAAAGTCAACACTCATTATCATGGAAGTCATTCCCTTCCTTGTTCTAGCAGTAAGTCAGATTCATGTTTCTCCTCACTGTTCTTATTAATCTCATATCATGGAGAGTTGTGGTTTTGTACTTGCAAAAGTTACTAAACGAGAAAGCTTTCAAATAAGTATGCATCAATTGAGGCCTTTATGTTGAACCTGCTGTTTCAATCTTGCAAAAGTATACTTTGTACATGCTTTTGAAGTAGAGCAAAGGCATTTTCTCTGCAGACCGTAAATTAACATCTATTACTCCAATGCGATTGTTTTACAAACGGCACATATTAACTGATTTCATGTGGTAATTCTTGAAAATGGATTGACTTTGATAGACTGGATATGTAGGCCTAAACATAGTTTTAATACTTCATCTTTACCTCATTCTATTGTAGTAAATTTCTGTAGCTTTGAGACTCACCAATGGGATCCCACTTCTATCAGGTTGGGGTTGACAACATGTGCATACTTGTGCATGCAGTGAAAAGGCAACCACTGGAATTGCCATTGGAAGGACGCATTAGCAATGCACTTGTAGAAGTTGGACCATCTATTACACTAGCTAGTATATCTGAAGTCTTGGCTTTTGCAGTTGGAAGTTTTATTCCCATGCCAGCTTGTCGTGTTTTTTCAATGTTTGCGGGTTAGATTTCTTTCTTGctctaaatattttttttccctgaCAGCTCCATTGAGGAAAGGATACATTTGCAGTGATCAACACTATCATCTATTAGTTATTATTTTTGTAGGCTATTTTTTTCAACTCATCCATACACTTTTCTTGCAGCATTGGCTGTTCTTTTGGACTTCCTTCTACAAGTTACTGCATTTGTTGCCTTGATTGTCTTTGATTTTCTGAGAGCTGAGGATTACAGAATTGATTGTTTCCCTTGTATTAAAATCTCCAATTCAAATGCTGAGCCTGACAGTGGTATGCATGAGGATTTCTGCTTagctttgaaattttttttccagtttGGCTAAATATTATTtctattttgtttttgaagttgGATGATGACGTTCGGTTAGTTTTCAGGTGTACGTGAGAGAAAACCAGGATTACTGGCACGATATATGAAGGTAGGGCATGTTCCCCCAAACTAGGGATTTTAATCCTTCACCAGTATGATTAAATAATATCCTCGACTTAATGGAAAACTGTGTCCTTTCAATAATCAAATTCTACTCTTGCCTGCTTGAAGCAATTGGGAAGATACATGTTGTATTAGCTTCTTGTTTTATGATCTCTTGTAAGCTACTTTCTGGTGTATTTTACAATGGCTAACTATTTGTCCCTGATCCCTCATGTAACATATACTTTATTTACGTCTTCTCTTTTCAAGGACATTCATGCTCCCATCCTCAACCTCTGGGGAGTAAAAGTGGTTGTAATTGCTGCCTTTTTTGCTTTTATGTTGGCAAGCATTGTAAGTTGTGCTTCCTTTAGTTTCTGCAATTTATTTGGTTTCTCAAGTTTAACGTCTACGAACTTTTCCTTACCATAGAGTGATGATTTTACTTTTCCATTTCATCCTCAAAAGGCCCTGTGTACAAGGATAGAGCCTGGTTTGGAACAACAAATCGTCCTTCCTCGAGACTCTTATCTTCAGGTGTGATGATGTTCTTGTCTTGATGAACATGGTTCACTCGTGACACTGTTTGACATGCATCTCTTATTGCAGGGTTATTTTAACAATGTCTCAGAGTATCTAAGAATTGGACCACCAT
It contains:
- the LOC113748995 gene encoding NPC intracellular cholesterol transporter 1-like, with translation MRLLPLGFSRAPVPPPPLMLMVLWFMVLLLFIADAQRSDQTFPLTPNGTLGQTHSEGYCAMYDICGARSDGKVLNCPFGSPSVKPDDLLSSKIQSLCPTITGNVCCTEAQFGTLRTQVQQAIPFLVGCPACLRNFLNLFCELSCSPSQSQFINVTSVDKIGKNSTVGGIDFFITDSFGEGMFESCKDVKFGTMNSRAIEFIGAGAKNFRDWYAFIGRRAPLGVPGSPYAINFRSAAPDSSGMKPMNVSTYSCSDTSLGCSCGDCPASPVCSASASPASHAKRSCSVRIGSIKAKCIEVAVAILYIVLISVFLGWGFWHRKKERAPVSRTKPLVSVTNIGVVRHVNNQKDENIPMQMLEDVPQITNGVQLSIVQGYLAKFYRKYGTWVARNPILVLCSSLAIVFVLCLGLIRFQVETRPEKLWVGPGSRAAQEKEFFDNHLAPFYRIEQLIIATIPDTAHGKRPSIVTEDNIKLLFDIQKKVDAIQANYSGSMVSLTDICMKPLGQDCATQSVLQYFKMKPENYDNFGGIGHVEYCFQQYTSADACMSAFKAPLDPSTALGGFSGNNYSEASAFVVTYPVNNVVDKEGNETKKAVAWEKAFVQLAKEELLPMVQSKNLTLAFSSESSIEEELKRESTADVITILISYLVMFAYISLTLGDTPRFTSYYISSKVLLGLSGVILVFLSVLGSVGFFSAVGVKSTLIIMEVIPFLVLAVGVDNMCILVHAVKRQPLELPLEGRISNALVEVGPSITLASISEVLAFAVGSFIPMPACRVFSMFAALAVLLDFLLQVTAFVALIVFDFLRAEDYRIDCFPCIKISNSNAEPDSGVRERKPGLLARYMKDIHAPILNLWGVKVVVIAAFFAFMLASIALCTRIEPGLEQQIVLPRDSYLQGYFNNVSEYLRIGPPLYFVVKNYNYSSESRQTNQLCSISQCDSESLLNEIARASLVPETSYIAKPAASWLDDFLVWLSPEAFGCCRKFTNESYCPPDDQPPCTSNGVCKDCTTCFRHSDLQNSRPSTTQFREKLPWFLNALPSADCAKGGHGAYTSSIELKGYEDGVIQASAFRTYHTPLNKQTDYVNSMRAARDFSSRVSDSLKIEIFPYAVFYMFFEQYLNIWRTAIINLVIAIGAVFIVCLVITCSLWTSAIILLVLAMIVVDLMGVMAILNIQLNAVSVVNLVMSVGIAVEFCVHITHAFLVSSGDRNQRMKDALTTMGASVFSGITLTKLVGVLVLCFSRTEVFVVYYFKMYLALVLLGFLHGLVFLPVLLSLFGPPSRCVLIEKQEDRPSTSSQI